ATATCTATAGTCCCCATATTTATCAAATTCACTAACTATATAATCTGCATAAGAATCTAAACTTCCACTCAATTGCTCTCTATTTAAATTACAAAACGAACAAATTTTATCACAATATGGTGTATGAACATATATAGCTCTTGGAACATCTTTAGGTTCCTCTTTTAATCTGTTTAAAAATTCTTCCTCTGTAACTCTTTTTTGAGGATAATACTTTCCTATCAATCCACTAGAATTATGATGACTCTTATATCTTGTTTCAAAATACATTATTTAATCACTTCCCTTTAGTCTCTATATCTATTGCTTGTGCTCCAGCCAACTTTATATCTGACATTATATCTACTACATCTCCATAATCGATTCCTCTATCAGCTAATATTGCTACTCTTTTATTTTCCATTAGTACAATTATATTTTTTATTTTTTCTTGCAATTCATCTTTTCTTATATCTACTATGGAACTCTCTTTTTGTCTGTCTATTTTTATTTTTAGCTCTCCATTACTTGTAACTAAAATTGAAATTTTATCAACAGCTTCTGTTATTTCAGAAACCTCTGATTTAGGTAAATCTATTTTCATACCCTTCATATCATCAAATGTTGTAGCAACCATAAAAAATATTAGAAGTAAAAATACTACATCTATTAATGGAGTTAAATCTGGTGTTAATTGTTTTCTTTGATAATTCATAAACCCTTTTGATTTAAACATATTCTATACCTACATCTTTCTTAAAATATTTATAAATTCCACTACATTTTTTTCCATATCAACCAATGCTTTTTCAATCTTTTTTTGGTAGAAATTATAAAATATTAAAGCAGGTATTGCTACAATTAAACCTGATGCTGTTGTGATTAATGCTTGTGAAATTCCAAAAGCTAGAACTGTTGGATCTCCTGCTCCATGTTTTGACATAGCTGTAAATGCCCCAATCATTCCTGTTACAGTTCCTAATAACCCTGCTAATGGAGTTACATTAGCTGCTAAAGCTAAAATCCACATATTTTTTTCTAATTTTGGCATCTCTCTTAAGGCACACTCTCTTGCTTTCTCTTCTAAATAATCATAAGTACAACAATTCATTTTTTCACCATTATATTCTATTAAAATTGTTTTCATTACTTTTGCTGATGTATTTTTAAAGCAATCACATGCTTTTATAGCTCTTTCTCTTTCATTATTTTTGATAAATTTTTCTAAATGATTTATTAAAAGTTCTCCATTATCTTTTTCATTTTTGAAAAAGTAGTACCCTCTTTCTAATATCACACTAAGACCTGCTACTGATAAAAATATTATCACAGCCATTAATGGTCCTCCTGCTTTGATTATATCTATCATACATTCCCTCCTAAAATTAAATATTTTGACATTCAAAGTTATTATAATGATTTTGTACTAAATAGTCAATATATTTTTCAAACAAAGTATTTTTTTATAAATAATTTGATAATTAAAATATTTTTTGTTATAATCATTATGGATTTACTACTTATTTTTTGGAGGAATTATGAAGTTTTTTATTTTTTCAATAGTTTTACATATATTTATTTTTATTTTTGGTTTTTCTTTAGATTCAAACAAAAGTTTTGAAATTAATAATGTTGGAAATGATTTTAGTACTCCATCTATCTCTGTTAATTTCAATTCAATGCAAATAACTCCACAACCGCAACCAACCGAATCATCAGATGAAATTCTAAAAGAGGTTTTAGAAGAAAAGGTAGAAGAAAAAATAGATAAACCTAAATTTGAGGAGAAAAAAAGAGAAGTTATAAAAAAAGATAATAAAAAAATTTCTAAACCTAAAAAAGTTTTAGAAAAAAAGAAAAATGAACTCACTAAAAAATCTCACCAATCAGAAAATACAAATACACCTACAAATACTAATACTGATTTAATTGAGCTCTCGCAAGGTGTATTTGCTGCTAAAAATCAAGGGGTCCAAGGACTTAAATATTCTTTTATTTCTCAACCTGATCCAGAGTATCCTTTAGCTGCTAAAAGAGTATCATACACTAAAGAAGTTTCTATTAAGGTTAGATTTCTTGTGGGATTAAATGGTGAAATTGAAGATATTAAATTTTACAGTGATAAAGATAGTTTAGGTTTCCAAAAAGAAGTCGAAAAAACTTTAAACAAGTGGAAATTGACTCCTGTAACTTTAAATAATAAACCAATAAAGCTATACTTTTATAAAGAATTTAAATTTAATCAAAAATAATGGGAGGATTTTAATTTTATGAAAATACTTATTACATATTCATCAAAAACTGGAAATACAGAAAAAATAGCTCAAGCTATTCATAAAGGTATTCCAACTGCTAACCTTTTACCAATCTCTGAAATTGTAAACTTAGATTATGATTTAATTTTTGTAGGTGGTTGGATTGATAGAGCCACTTTCGATCAAACAGCATTGACTTTAGCTAAACAAATTTTTGATAAAAATGTTGCATACTTCTTTACTTTAGGTGCTTATCCACACTCTGAACATGCTAAAGATTGTGTTAACAACATTGAAACTCTATTAAAAAATAATAATAACAATATTTTAGGTGGATACTTTTGTCAAGGAGCCATTGATCCAAAGTTAATCTCTTGGTTATCAACACTTCCATCTGATCACAAAATGTCTCCAAACGAAGAAAGAAAAAAAAGATGGGAAGATGCTAAATCACATCCAGACCAATTGGATTTAGATAAAGCTACTGAATTTAGTTTAGATATTATTTCTAAGCACAAATAAAATAAAAAATAGGGAAAAGCTAGCATAACTTTTCCCTATTTTTACTTTTATAAACTTTTAAAACTTTCTAAACACTCTTCAATCAACTCTTTCTTCTCATTTCTTGGAACATACACTGCAAATATCTCCTTTTCATCCTCTCCGAAGAATTTTATAGAATAGCTCTCTCTTCCAAACATTATATCTTTTACTAAAAAAATCTCTTTTATTTTTCCCACACTTAAATGTCCACCTATTGTTGAATTTTTATCGTGGAAATTTAAGAATCCATGAGCATAAAATCCTTTTGGGAACTTATCTTGTATTTCTAATACAAAACTTGGAGTAATAACTAATAAAAATACCTTTTCCCACCCTCTTAATATATCGAACAAGTCATCGATTTTTTCTATATCATACTTTTTTACAGTTGGTGCCTCTCTTAAAACTTCAATCATTGAAATATCTAATTCTTTAGCTATTTTATTTAAAGAAGCCTTTTCGTCGTTTACCAGTATCTCGTTTATCTTATTTTTCATAAATCCCTCCTACACTATATTATGTAAGAAAAATATATTATATTTTAAAAACTTTGTCAATCAAATATTTTTAAAATATTCGATTACTTTAAAATTTTCATTAAATTTAACTTCATCTATCACATAATTTTCGCCAAAATTTTCCATATCTTCATATAATTTCTTAAATGTTATTATCTCTACACTCATTGTTAGTTTATAATTTTTTTCATCTGTTGTTTCACATTCAATCGTTGAAATATAACCCATTTTTTTTAACATATCTAAAATCCCTCTAGTTAACTCTGTTGGTATTTTTAAACTTTCAGATATCTCTATAGCAGATATTGGTTTATTATTTTTCAAATAATTTTCCATCAATGTTAGTAATACTTTTTGAGTAACCCTATACTTTGAAATAAAATTTATTTTTTTTATTATTCCAATTTTTCCTAAACTATCTCTATTTTGTAAAATATATGAAAAGTGTGCTCCTATTAAAATTAAAAACCATACAATTTTTAACCATATTAAAGAAAGTAACAGAACTGAAAAGCTTCCATAAATTTTATTATATGTTGTTATTATTATCTGTAATCTTACTAATAGCATATTACTTTGATTTAATAAAAATGAAATTATAAAACTACTCCAAAGAGTTGGAACTAAGTTTACTTTTGTATTTGGAAGAACAGTATAAAAAAATATAAAAAATATCCACAATGCTAAATATGGTGCTATTAACTGTATTATATGTTTACTGTAAAATATATCGGTTTTTAGATTAGTTAATATATTAGCTCCAATCACACTTACTGGTAACATTAAAAAAACAATAAAATAATCAGTTACTTTCCTAAAAACACCTCTTGTTTTTCTAATTCCCCATATACTATTTAAGGCTTTTTCAATCACAGAAAACATTGATATGATAACCCAACCTAATGATAAAAATCCTACTCCTGCAATAATTCCACTTCTAGTATTTTGTAGCAAATTCTGAGTTGTTTCTAGTATAAGATTTACAGTCTCCTCATTTAACGGGGAACTCTCTGTTAGTTGTTTAAGATAATAATTATCTATCCCAAACCATCTTCCAATACTAAACGCTATCGCTAAAACAGGTATAAAAGATAATGTTGTAAAATAACATAAGGTATTTGCCCATAAATTTGAATTTGATCTTTTATAATTTTCTAAAGCTCCCTTCATTTGACTATAAAAATGAGTTAGTTGCAATTCACTTATATAATCTTTTATTTTATTTATAAACTTTAAAATCATCTCATCCCTCCCAATATATTCTTTTCTAATTTTATCACATTTCCTTTATTAAAAAAATTAAAAGAACCTCTTTTACAAGGTTCTTTTAATACGGGGAGATTATTTATTTTTATAACACTTTTTTCTTTATTATATCTTTTAGACAAATATCTTTTAAAAAAAGTTTTATTTTTTTATTTTTTATACAGCTTCATCAATATCTTTTGGAATTCCAAAGAAATATGTTATTATAAATCCTGCTATATAAGATATTGCTAATCCAATTATATAATATAAAATTTTTCCTGGAATAACTAATGGAATAGCTGTTATTCCTGCTGGTCCAAAGGCTATTGTTTGAACTTTTGTGGCTGCTAAAAATGCTCCACCTATTCCACCTGCTATTGAAGCTGTTATGAATGGTTTTCCTAAAGGAAGTGTTACCCCATAAAGCATTGGCTCCCCTATTCCTAATATTGCAACAGGCATTGCTGATCTTATTATATCTCTTAGTTTTTTATTTTTTTTTGCCTTTATATAGATTGCTGCTGCTCCACCTATTTGTCCTCCACCTGCCATACAAAGTATTGGAAATAAGGAGATACTTCCAAATTGTGTTAGTTGAACCATATAAAATGGTATTAGTCCATGATGTAATCCAACCATTAATAGAGGTAAAAATGATGCTGCTAATATAAATCCACCTATTATTGCCATCGGTCCTTCACTCATTATAAAGAATGAGAAAACTTTTATAATTCCATCTGAAACTACTCCTGCAAAAGGCATTATTGCAAATATTGTTAATGTTCCTACTATTAATAATGCAATCATAGGAGTTAAAATTGTATCTAGAAAATCTGGTATAATTTTTCTTAGTTGCTTTTCGACCCAAGCTAAAATTGCAACACCTATTATCACACCAATTATTCCACCTTTACCAGGAATTAAGATACTATTTAACGGTACTTCTGCATTGTATAAGCCTAATGCTTTTGAAAATATATTTATATTACCACTTATTGTTATTGCTCCAATAACTCCACCTAAAGCAGGTGTTGCTCCAAACTCATTAGCTGAATTTATACCCACAAATATTGCAAAATATGCAAATAAACCACTACCTAAAGTTTGAAAAAATGTTATCCACATAGGCATATCTTTTATTCCTTCTGCTGTATATACATTTTGAAAATATCCTGCTATTCCATTTAAAAGCCCCGCCCCTATTATCGCTGGAATTAATGGAATAAATATATTTGCTAACCTTCTTAATACTGATGAGAACTTACTTTGCTTTGATTTTACACTCTCTTTTGTTTTTTTCCATTCATCGTTATTAGCCGATATTTCTCCACAAAGTTTTTTCATTTCATCCGCTATTTTTTTACTCTTTCCTGGTCCTACAACTACTTGAATCGTATCATCTTTTATTACTTTTATAACCCCTGGAATTTCATCCAAGTTTTTAAAATCTACTTTATCATTATTCTTAACAGAAACTCTTACTCTTGTCATACAATTATTTATAACTGCTATATTATCTTTTGACCCTAATTTTTCAATTATCTCTTTTGCAATTGATTGATTATCCATTTTACTCTCCCCTTGATATTATTTTACTGCTTCTCTTATAAAACCTTTAGATTCATTTAATCTTTCCACTGCTTCTTCTCTGTTACATCTTAATAAAACCATTATAATTGCTACTTTTACTTGATTATTAGCTTTTTCTAATGTTTCTTGAGCGATTTCATAACTACACCCCGTTATTTGCATCACATTATTTTTTGCTCTCTCCTGTAACTTTACATTAGTAATTTTTAAATCAACCATTAAATTTTCATAAACTTTTCCTATTCCTGTCATTGAAGCAGTACTAATCATATTTAAAATTAATTTTTGAGCTGTTCCCGCTTTCATTCTTGTAGACCCCGTTAAAACTTCAGGTCCTACTTCTACCTCTATTGCCACATCTGCTATCTCTCCAATTTTACTTCTTTTATTACACGCAATCGCTATTGTTTTACAACCTAACTTTTTTGCATATTCAATTCCACCTATTGCATAAGGTGTTCTTCCTGATGCTGCTATTCCACAAACTATATCATTTGATCTCAGCTCTATTCCATTTAACTCTTCTATAGCTAATTCTTTAGAATCTTCAGCCCCCTCTTGAGCTTCCACAAAAGCTTTTTCTCCTCCTGCTATCAATCCCATTACTTTTGTCTTATCTACTCCAAACGTTGGGGGACATTCCACCGCATCTAAAACCCCTAATCTTCCGCTTGTTCCAGCTCCCATATATATCAATCTTCCACCATTATTAAAAGCTTCTATTATTAATTTTACAGCCTTCTCAATCTCTGGAATAACCTCTTGAATACTTTCTGGAACTCTTTTATCCTCTTCATTTATAAGTGTTAAAATCTCTTTTATACTCATACTATCCATATTCATACTCTTTAAATTTCTTGTTTCCGTTGTTTTTCCTTCCAATATCTTTTCCATTTATTTTTCCACCCATCCCACTATTTTTTTACTTTTTTCTATATATTTTTTTACTTTTCTATAATCTTTTTGCATTAATCTTAAAAAAATACTATCTAATATTATCATTTGCGCCATTCTCGATGAAATAGCTGAACTTCTTAATATACTTTCTTTAGAAACAACCCCAATATTATAATCACTTAAAGAAGAAAGACTATTTTTCCCAATTGATGTTATTGATACAACACAAATTTTCATATCTTTAGCAATTTTTACAACATCTAAAACTTCTTGCGTTTCCCCTCTATGAGATATTGCTATAACTAAATCTTTTTCATTCATCGTTGAAAGCTTCATAAGTTGCATCTGTTTACTATCATAGTGAACAGTGTCTATTTTTATTTTCATTAATTTTAATTCTAAATCTCTAGCTACAATAGATGACATTCCCGCACCTATTATCAAAATACGACCACTTTCTCTAATTTTCTCTATAATAGTTTCGAAATTTTTATAATCAATTACTCCCACAGTACTATTTAAAGCTTCGATAGTTTCTGCTAATGTTTTTTTTGTAACCTCTTCTAAAGAATCTTCTAAGTCTATATCACTATGTATTTTATTTTTTGATGAACTTTTTTTATTTTCTAAATCCCTTTCTAATTGTAACTTAAATGCTATGTATCCTGAAAATCCTATTTTTTTTATAAATTTAATAATTGAAGATTGACTTACTCCTATTTTTTTAGCTAACTCTGTCGAAGTAATCTCTCCTATTACGTTTTTATTTTTAACAATATATGTAGCAATTATTTTTTCACTCTCAGATAAGTTGTTTTTCATACTTTTTATAATATTTTCAATCATAGTTCCTCCTTTACAGACATATATTACACTATATCAATTCCAAAATCAAGAATTTTTTATTTTATTTTTTTCGCTTGTATAAGAATATTTTATTCCTATAATTAAATAAAAAAAGTGGAGAAATATTTCTCCACAAACTTTATTTCACTTTTTTTATTGTATCTACAACAGTACCATCTCTATACTCAACAACTGCAACTATTTCATCTTCAAATTCAATTTCATTCTCTTGCCCAGTCATATTTCTAGCTATTTCTCTTAACTCCTCTATTGTCTTTATCGGAAGTTTAGAATCTTTAAATTTTTCTAACAAATCTTTTCTTAAAGGATTTATAGCAATTCCTCTTTCAGTTACAAGAATATCAACCGTTTCACCAGGTGTAGTTAATGTTGTAACTTTATCTTTTACAACAGATATTCTAGAGTTAACAAGCTGTGATACTATTATACATAATTTTGAACCTGCAGCTGTATCAGAGTGACCACCTGATCCTCCCATTATAACCCCGTTAGACCCTGTTGTTACATTTACATTAAAGTTTGTATCAATCTCTGTAGCTCCTAAAATAACAACATCTAACTTATTTACAACTGCTCCTTTATTGTTTGCATTAGCATACATTGATGCTGACATCGTTATGTGTGCTGGATTTTCCTTAGCTGATTTTATAGCATCTAAGTCAAAACATTGAACATCAAATAAAGCTTTAAACAATCCCTCTTTGTACATATCAACAATGTATCCTGTTATTCCTCCAGATGCAAAACTTCCGCAAATCTCTTTTTGCTTCATTATATTTTTTAACTGTGCTGCTACAGCTAAAGATATTCCTCCTGCACCAGTTTGAAAACTCATACCATTCTTTAAGTATCCAGATTCCTCAATAAATTTCGCTGTTAAATCTGCAACTTTTAATCCAATTGGATTTTTAGTTATTTGAGTTGTTCCTGACACAATTCCTTTCGGATCTCCTATTGCATCTACAACTAAAACATAATCTACTAAAGTTTGATTTATTTCAATTGTCGTGTTTGGATACTCAACTAGATTATCTGTTATAGCTACAACTATATTTGCTAACTCTGCATCTGTATGTGCATATCCTAATGCTCCACAAGCTGATTTTCCATCTACACCATTTATATTTCCATATTCATCACTTGTAGGAGCTGCCATGAATGCAACATCAATAGTTCTCTCTCCTGATTCAAATATTCTTGCTCTTCCACCATGTGTATGCATTATAGCAGGTCTTTCTAACTTCCCTTGAGATATAGCTTCGGCTACTGGTCCAGATATATATGCTGCATATATTTGAGTCACTACCTTATCTTCTATCATTTTTACTAACCCTTTATGACAAGGGAATATAGAACTTGCTGCTATTGTTATATTTTTATATCCTCTTTTTGCAATCTCTTCCATTACCATATTTAAAACAAAATCCCCATTTCTTAAATGGTGGTGAAACGAAACTACCATCCCATCCTTCAATGGTAATTTATCCATTAATTTGTTTAAATCTGTATGTAATTTTGAATCTTGAGCAGATATAGTTTTAAATTTAAAATCCTTTTTTATTACTCCATCTTTATTTGAAAGATACCCTTTATATTGTTTTACATTTCCATATCCTTCTATAAATTCAGGAATTTCTCTCCCTAAAATATTTTTCATTAGAACACCTCACCCTAAATTAATCTAATAATCCAATCATTTCAGCAATTTCTAAAGTTTGGATAGCTCTATTTATAATTGGAAGATCAACCATCTTTCCATCTAAAGAGAACACTCCTAATCCTTCTTTTTCCGCTTCTTCTTTTGCTGCCATAACTCTTAAAGCATGATTTATCTCCTGCTTTGTTGGAGAATATACTTCATGAATTGTATCTATTTGTCTTGGGTTTATAGCTAACTTTCCAGAGAATCCTAACATTTTAGCTTTTCTCGAATCTGCAGCTAATCCTTCGTAATCATTTGTATCAGTAAAAGGTGTATCTATTGCATCTACTTTTAATGCTTTACAAGCATTTACTACCTTTGTTCTAGCATAAAATAACTCTTCTGAATCTTTAGTTCTTTTTACTGCTAAATCTGCTGCTAAATCTTCTCCACCTAATAAAACAGCTTGAATTCTATTAGAAGACTTTATTGTTTCATAAACAGTTTCCACTCCGTAAGCTGTCTCTACTAAAGCATGAACTTTTATAGTTCCTACTTCAAAGCCTTCCTCTTTTTCAATTCTTTCTAACTCTTTTTCCAAAATTTCCATATCTTCTGGAGTAGCCTTTGGAAGTAGTATTGCATCTGGCTTTAATCTAGCCATTTTATCTATATCTGTCATTGCAAATGGAGATGATAATGGATTTATTCTTATTACAACTTCTGTTTCTCCATAATTCATCGTTCTCATAGCTTCTGTTACTAGTATTCTTGCTGCATCTTTTTCTGTTAAAGCAACTGCATCTTCTAAATCAAATATTACTGAGTCTGCTCCAAATGTATCTGCTGTTTGTAGCATCCCTGGGTTATTTCCAGGCATAAATAACATTGTTCTTCTTAATTTCACACTAACACCTCACCTTAAAAGGAATATTTAACAACCTCTTTTAACAGCTCCCTCAATTCTAGCTCTTATTGTATAATCTAAAGCTCCTTTATCTTGAGCCTTTACTAAAACTGAAGTAATTCCCATCTCTTTTAATTTCTCTTCAATAACCATTTTTATATGATTTCCAAACTGCTTTTCTACAACACTTTCTAATTCAATACTTATTCCATTTTCACTTGGAGTTAACATTACAAATATATCATTAGACTCTAATGTTCCACATTTAGCGGGTTTATTTATTGTCATTCTATTCACCTCTTAGAATTTTCTATAAAATTAAAGGAAAAGGTAGGAGACCCCCACCTTTTCCCAGAATTAAAAGTCTATTACTTTCTTCTGTTTACTAAAGCTTCTACTCTGCTCATTTCGTTAAATACAATCATGTATCCTTCGTCAACACCCATTCCTGGTTTTGCTAAAACTTGAAGAGCTCCACATGCCATAGCTATGTTAGTAGTAACCTCAGCTGATCTGTTAGTCTCGTTACAAGTTCCTCCACAGTAAGAACCAATTCCTACTTTATTACAATAAAGAATTGCATCTGCTATGTTATTTACTCCTCCTAAATCTGGAGTTTTTATTTGAACTACATGTCCAGCTTTAGCATCAGCAAAAGCTGCGATATCCTCATAAGTGTTACACCACTCATCAGCAACTAACTCGATTCCCATGTTTCTTCTATCTACTTCAGCTGTTAATGCTGCTAAAGCTTCAATTTGCTTATCTCTATCTTCTACGTCCATAGGACCTTCAATTCTTAATTTAAATGGTTTTGCTGCATCTACTAATGTTTGTAAATAGTCTGCCATTTTTGTTGTATCCCCATCAAATGCTGCTCCAATTGTTCCGTATACATCTATGTGTAAAATAGGAGTATAGTCTTCTGAATCTCTTAAGTGGATTATTCTATCTCTTAACCATCCAACGTATTCAAGTAATAACTCTCCATTTTTACCTAATTTTGTTTCTACATGATTTATTAAAGCATGTGGTAAAACATCAGCAGATTTTATAATCATTTTGTCTGCATTCTCGTATCTGTTATCTCCTGATTGAGTGAATATAGGTCTTTTTGAAATTTCTAAACCTGTATTATAGTCTTTTTGAATAACTTCAGCCATAGTTACTTTTCTAGCTTTTGCTACAGCATCTAATAAAGCTTGAGTAATTCCATATCTTATAGCAGTATGTAATCTTTTTCCATCTAATAACATTCCATCGAACTCTTCAGCTAATGATTTGAAGTTATCTAACTCTTTTCCAATTAACTTTGGAGCGATTTCTTTTTCAATTACTGGAATAAAATCTTTAGCTAGGAATAATGGGTCTCTTCCTCCCGCACCAGAATACTGTACTGCTGCACAATCTCCAAATGCTACTTGAC
This window of the Cetobacterium somerae ATCC BAA-474 genome carries:
- a CDS encoding methylaspartate ammonia-lyase, with translation MRIVDVVCSAGKTGFYFDDQRAIKKGAGHDGFAYVGEPVTEGFTSIRQAGEAISVQLILEDGQVAFGDCAAVQYSGAGGRDPLFLAKDFIPVIEKEIAPKLIGKELDNFKSLAEEFDGMLLDGKRLHTAIRYGITQALLDAVAKARKVTMAEVIQKDYNTGLEISKRPIFTQSGDNRYENADKMIIKSADVLPHALINHVETKLGKNGELLLEYVGWLRDRIIHLRDSEDYTPILHIDVYGTIGAAFDGDTTKMADYLQTLVDAAKPFKLRIEGPMDVEDRDKQIEALAALTAEVDRRNMGIELVADEWCNTYEDIAAFADAKAGHVVQIKTPDLGGVNNIADAILYCNKVGIGSYCGGTCNETNRSAEVTTNIAMACGALQVLAKPGMGVDEGYMIVFNEMSRVEALVNRRK